A portion of the Trichomycterus rosablanca isolate fTriRos1 chromosome 17, fTriRos1.hap1, whole genome shotgun sequence genome contains these proteins:
- the slc35c1 gene encoding GDP-fucose transporter 1 isoform X2 — translation MALSSSDALEHDGKEEPFMLKSIKIAFVVALYWFISITMVFLNNHLLDSKELNAPLFVTFFQCVVSVCLCWVLSLVSSFCPGYVDFPPIKVDLKVSRQVLPLSVVFIGMIAFNNLCLKYVGVAFYTVGRSLSTVFNVLLSYIILKQTTSFYALSCCGIILGGFWLGVDQEDAAGSLSWLGLFFGVLASAFVSLNAIYTKKVMPVVDGSIWKLSYYNNLNACVLFLPLIIAFGEVQRVFQFGRLADAQFWGMMVLGGFFGFAIGYVTGLQIKFTSPLTHNVSGTAKACAQTVIAVAIEHSHKSLLWWSSNMMVLGGSFAYTWVKGLEMKRGSASPETPATVEKGKSESGV, via the exons ATGGCTCTGAGCAGCTCAGATGCACTGGAGCATGATGGGAAAGAGGAGCCCTTCATGCTCAAATCCATCAAGATCGCCTTCGTGGTGGCGCTCTACTGGTTCATCTCCATCACCATGGTGTTCCTCAACAACCACCTGCTGGACAGCAAAGAGCTGAACGCGCCGCTCTTCGTCACCTTCTTCCAGTGCGTGGTGAGCGTGTGTCTGTGCTGGGTCCTCAGCCTCGTGTCCTCCTTCTGCCCCGGCTACGTGGACTTCCCGCCCATCAAGGTGGACCTGAAGGTGTCCCGCCAGGTTCTGCCCCTCTCAGTGGTCTTCATCGGCATGATCGCCTTCAACAACCTGTGCCTGAAGTATGTCGGCGTGGCCTTCTACACGGTGGGGCGGTCGCTCAGTACGGTGTTCAACGTCCTCCTCAGTTACATCATCCTCaaacaaaccacctccttctacGCCCTGTCCTGCTGCGGGATCATCCTGG GAGGTTTCTGGCTGGGCGTGGATCAGGAGGACGCCGCAGGCTCCCTCTCTTGGTTGGGGCTGTTTTTTGGCGTCCTGGCCAGCGCCTTCGTGTCCCTGAACGCCATCTACACCAAGAAAGTGATGCCCGTGGTGGACGGCAGCATCTGGAAACTGTCGTACTACAACAACCTGAACGCCTGCGTGCTCTTCCTGCCCCTGATCATCGCGTTCGGAGAGGTGCAGCGCGTCTTCCAGTTCGGGCGCCTGGCGGACGCTCAGTTCTGGGGCATGATGGTGCTCGGGGGCTTTTTCGGATTCGCCATCGGCTACGTGACCGGACTGCAGATCAAGTTCACCAGCCCTCTGACGCACAACGTGTCGGGCACGGCGAAGGCCTGCGCTCAGACCGTCATCGCCGTGGCCATCGAGCACTCGCACAAGAGCCTGCTGTGGTGGAGCAGCAACATGATGGTACTGGGAGGCTCGTTCGCCTACACCTGGGTCAAAGGGCTGGAGATGAAGAGGGGCAGCGCCAGTCCCGAGACGCCGGCTACAGTGGAGAAGGGTAAAAGTGAATCGGGGGTGTGA
- the slc35c1 gene encoding GDP-fucose transporter 1 isoform X1, translating to MNRVQLKRSRILRMALSSSDALEHDGKEEPFMLKSIKIAFVVALYWFISITMVFLNNHLLDSKELNAPLFVTFFQCVVSVCLCWVLSLVSSFCPGYVDFPPIKVDLKVSRQVLPLSVVFIGMIAFNNLCLKYVGVAFYTVGRSLSTVFNVLLSYIILKQTTSFYALSCCGIILGGFWLGVDQEDAAGSLSWLGLFFGVLASAFVSLNAIYTKKVMPVVDGSIWKLSYYNNLNACVLFLPLIIAFGEVQRVFQFGRLADAQFWGMMVLGGFFGFAIGYVTGLQIKFTSPLTHNVSGTAKACAQTVIAVAIEHSHKSLLWWSSNMMVLGGSFAYTWVKGLEMKRGSASPETPATVEKGKSESGV from the exons ATGAACAGGGTCCAGCTGAAGCGCTCCAGGATTTTAAGGATGGCTCTGAGCAGCTCAGATGCACTGGAGCATGATGGGAAAGAGGAGCCCTTCATGCTCAAATCCATCAAGATCGCCTTCGTGGTGGCGCTCTACTGGTTCATCTCCATCACCATGGTGTTCCTCAACAACCACCTGCTGGACAGCAAAGAGCTGAACGCGCCGCTCTTCGTCACCTTCTTCCAGTGCGTGGTGAGCGTGTGTCTGTGCTGGGTCCTCAGCCTCGTGTCCTCCTTCTGCCCCGGCTACGTGGACTTCCCGCCCATCAAGGTGGACCTGAAGGTGTCCCGCCAGGTTCTGCCCCTCTCAGTGGTCTTCATCGGCATGATCGCCTTCAACAACCTGTGCCTGAAGTATGTCGGCGTGGCCTTCTACACGGTGGGGCGGTCGCTCAGTACGGTGTTCAACGTCCTCCTCAGTTACATCATCCTCaaacaaaccacctccttctacGCCCTGTCCTGCTGCGGGATCATCCTGG GAGGTTTCTGGCTGGGCGTGGATCAGGAGGACGCCGCAGGCTCCCTCTCTTGGTTGGGGCTGTTTTTTGGCGTCCTGGCCAGCGCCTTCGTGTCCCTGAACGCCATCTACACCAAGAAAGTGATGCCCGTGGTGGACGGCAGCATCTGGAAACTGTCGTACTACAACAACCTGAACGCCTGCGTGCTCTTCCTGCCCCTGATCATCGCGTTCGGAGAGGTGCAGCGCGTCTTCCAGTTCGGGCGCCTGGCGGACGCTCAGTTCTGGGGCATGATGGTGCTCGGGGGCTTTTTCGGATTCGCCATCGGCTACGTGACCGGACTGCAGATCAAGTTCACCAGCCCTCTGACGCACAACGTGTCGGGCACGGCGAAGGCCTGCGCTCAGACCGTCATCGCCGTGGCCATCGAGCACTCGCACAAGAGCCTGCTGTGGTGGAGCAGCAACATGATGGTACTGGGAGGCTCGTTCGCCTACACCTGGGTCAAAGGGCTGGAGATGAAGAGGGGCAGCGCCAGTCCCGAGACGCCGGCTACAGTGGAGAAGGGTAAAAGTGAATCGGGGGTGTGA